The following coding sequences are from one Ornithodoros turicata isolate Travis chromosome 1, ASM3712646v1, whole genome shotgun sequence window:
- the LOC135377827 gene encoding uncharacterized protein LOC135377827 codes for MAGYSRAPVLARELNHSSTNLLPRWLSLFFRPGDPQTGDPNVMSFAAMSQPPATAATGISTPQVVQPSISHVAVKIPPFWSSNPAVWFSQVECQFHLAGITSQSTKYFHVAAALPPEVANEVSDILCAPLSTDPYDTLKKALIERTTASERKRLQQLLSAEDLGDRRPSQLLRHMQNLLGTRASTIDEPLLKEMFLQRLPPTVQMLLATATNLPIVDLAAHADKIMEVAVPTIASVKAFDATSPNAMPPIPCTNTAHVNPNQGLPQNAPDSLESLRAEVHQMSSLLAAVLPHQDSPAASAPHAPRSWRRPGSPRPVRRPRSRTREPLENPSDFCFYHWSFGASARNCQPPCAWPGNRPGNR; via the coding sequence ATGGCCGGCTACTCTCGCGCACCAGTCTTGGCACGAGAATTAAATCATTCTTCGACCAACCTTCTACCTCGCTGGTTGTCTCTTTTCTTCCGGCCTGGAGACCcacaaactggtgacccgaacgtgatgagTTTTGCGGCCATGTCGCAGCCCCCAGCAACCGCGGCGACCGGTATCTCCACCCCTCAGGTTGTCCAACCTAGCATCTCCCACGTAGCAGTCAAGATCCCGCCATTTTGGAGTTCAAATCCGGCGGTTTGGTTTTCCCAGGTGGAATGCCAGTTCCACCTCGCAGGTATTACCAGCCAATCCACCAAGTACTTTCACGTCGCCGCAGCACTACCTCCCGAAGTGGCCAACGAAGTCTCTGACATTCTCTGTGCCCCGTTGTCCACTGACCCTTACGACACTCTGAAGAAGGCGCTTATCGAGAGAACAACCGCTTCGGAACGTAAACGTCTGCAGCAACTGCTGTCCGCTGAAGACCTTGGCGACAGGAGACCATCCCAACTCCTTCGACACATGCagaatctccttggaaccaggGCTTCAACCATTGACGAACCCCTCCTCAAAGAAATGTTCCTGCAGCGACTCCCGCCCACCGTGCAGATGCTGCTTGCAACTGCTACAAATCTGCCAATAGTCGACTTGGCGGCGCACGCCGATAAGATCATGGAAGTGGCTGTCCCCACCATCGCCTCTGTTAAGGCCTTCGACGCCACTTCGCCCAACGCCATGCCACCGATACCATGTACTAACACGGCCCATGTCAACCCTAACCAAGGTTTGCCTCAAAACGCTCCCGACAGCCTCGAAAGCCTGCGGGCAGAGGTTCACCAGATGTCATCGCTCCTCGCAGCCGTCCTTCCGCATCAAGATTCCCCGGCCGCCTCCGCCCCACACGCGCCACGGTCCTGGCGGCGCCCCGGTTCCCCCCGTCCAGTTCGGCGACCACGCTCACGCACTAGGGAACCTCTGGAAAACCCCTCAGATTTCTGCTTTTACCACTGGTCTTTCGGCGCCAGCGCACGCAACTGTCAACCTCCCTGTGCCTGGCCGGGAAACCGCCCAGGGAATCGCTAG